In Monodelphis domestica isolate mMonDom1 chromosome 4, mMonDom1.pri, whole genome shotgun sequence, one DNA window encodes the following:
- the LOC130454007 gene encoding zinc finger protein 883-like isoform X1 has translation MAPRTRRPPSQGSITFKDVAVDFTQEEWRLLDHSQKELYRRVMLENVQNLLFVEAETYFEMKEMSTKLSLFVEGSGPPRGMNRSTCNFILREIYDSNIKANRNPKSDCEFDEIEEKFSQHSVQNQYTKLTSGSDCCLDSEYTNCFPEKVGFNQSHEKPPEMLMYQGNLGRITYGSSLDLRSHPKSQHVKMLSVSNKGTRSFSQNCEHGSYKKIQSGERPYECTECGKAFSFRVGLARHQRIHTVEKPYKCTYCGKTFTCRDNLVAHQRIHTGDKPYECKNCGKAFTQRSHLTEHQSIHPGDKLYECKQCGKTFTQSGTLAKHHRIHTGDKPYECKQCGKAFTQSGSLAEHQRIHTGEKPYKCTHCGKAFTQRGTLAKHQSIHTGDKPYECKQCGKAFTCKDHLAVHQRIHSGEKPYKCKQCGKAFTCRGHLAVHQRIHSGEKPYECTQCGKAFIHRLSLAAHQSVHTGEKPYECTECGKTFTWRGDLGKHQRIHTGEKPYECKQCGKAFTQRGSLAKHQRIHTGEKPYECKQCEKAFTRKGHLARHLRIHSGVKPYECTQCGKAFRERGCLAAHHRVHTGEKPYECTECGKAFTRKGDLGKHQRIHTGEKPYKCTHCGKAFARRGQLAPHQKIHAREKLYECNKFG, from the exons ATGGCCCCCAGGACCCGGAGGCCCCCTTCCCAG GggtcaataacattcaaggatgtggctgtggactttaCCCAGGAGGAATGGCGCCTGTTGGAccattctcagaaagagctgtacAGGCgggtcatgctggagaatgtaCAGAATCTACTCTTCGTAG AGGCAGAGACTTATTTTGAAATGAAAGAGATGTCTACAAAGCTGAGCCTTTTTGTGGAAGGATCTGGCCCTCCAAGAGGCATGAATAGGAGTACCTGCAATttcattttgagagaaatctATGACTCTAATATCAAGGCAAATAGAAATCCAAAGAGTGACTGTGAATTTGATGAAATTGAAGAGAAATTCAGCCAACATTCAGTCCAAAATCAGTATACAAAATTGACCTCAGGAAGTGACTGTTGTCTGGATAGTGAATACACCAACTGCTTTCCTGAAAAAGTAGGATTTAACCAGTCGCATGAGAAACCTCCTGAAATGCTCATGTATCAAGGTAACCTAGGGAGAATCACCTATGGCTCCAGTttagacctcagaagtcatccaaAGAGTCAACATGTAAAGATGCTTTCTGTAAGTAACAAAGGGACAAGATCTTTCAGTCAGAACTGTGAGCATGGTTCATATAAAAAAATCCAGTCTGgagagagaccttatgaatgtacagaatgtggaaaggctttctcaTTTAGGGTTGGTCTTGCTagacatcaaagaatccacactgtagaaaaaccttataaatgtacatactgtggaaagactttcacatgTAGGGACAATCttgttgcacatcagagaatccacactggagacaaaccttatgaatgtaaaaactgtggaaaggctttcacacagaggagtCATCTTACTGAACATCAAAGCATCCATCCTGGAGACaaactttatgaatgtaaacagtgtggaaagactttcacacaaAGTGGCACTCTTGCTAAGCATCatagaattcacactggagacaaaccttatgaatgtaaacaatgtggaaaggctttcacacaaaGCGGCagtcttgctgaacatcagagaatccacactggagagaaaccttataaatgtacacactgtggaaaggctttcacacagagagGAACTCTTGCTAAGCATCAAAGCATCCACACTGGAGataaaccttatgaatgtaaacagtgtggaaaggctttcacatgtAAGGaccatcttgctgtacatcagagaatccactctggagagaaaccttataaatgtaaacagtgtggaaaggctttcacatgtAGGggccatcttgctgtacatcagagaatccactctggagagaaaccttatgaatgtacacaatgtggaaaggctttcatacACAGGTTgagtcttgctgcacatcagagtgtccacactggagagaaaccttatgaatgtacagaatgtggaaagacattcacatggaggGGAGATCTtggtaaacatcagagaatccacactggagagaagccttatgaatgtaaacagtgtggaaaggctttcacacagaggggctctcttgctaaacatcagagaatccacactggagagaaaccttatgaatgtaaacagtgtgaaAAGGCTTTCACTCGGAAGGGCCATCTTGCCAGACATCTCAGAATCCACTCTGGAgtgaaaccttatgaatgtacacaatgtggaaaggctttcagggAGAGGGGCTGTCTTGCTGCACATCACAgagtccacactggagagaaaccttatgaatgtacagaatgtggaaaggcttttacaagGAAGGGAGATCTTGgaaaacatcagagaattcacactggagaaaaaccttataagTGTACacattgtggaaaggcttttgcACGGAGGGGCCAGCTTGCTCCACATCAGAAAATCCATGCTagagagaaactttatgaatgtaatAAATTTGGATAG
- the LOC130454007 gene encoding zinc finger protein 883-like isoform X2 — MKEMSTKLSLFVEGSGPPRGMNRSTCNFILREIYDSNIKANRNPKSDCEFDEIEEKFSQHSVQNQYTKLTSGSDCCLDSEYTNCFPEKVGFNQSHEKPPEMLMYQGNLGRITYGSSLDLRSHPKSQHVKMLSVSNKGTRSFSQNCEHGSYKKIQSGERPYECTECGKAFSFRVGLARHQRIHTVEKPYKCTYCGKTFTCRDNLVAHQRIHTGDKPYECKNCGKAFTQRSHLTEHQSIHPGDKLYECKQCGKTFTQSGTLAKHHRIHTGDKPYECKQCGKAFTQSGSLAEHQRIHTGEKPYKCTHCGKAFTQRGTLAKHQSIHTGDKPYECKQCGKAFTCKDHLAVHQRIHSGEKPYKCKQCGKAFTCRGHLAVHQRIHSGEKPYECTQCGKAFIHRLSLAAHQSVHTGEKPYECTECGKTFTWRGDLGKHQRIHTGEKPYECKQCGKAFTQRGSLAKHQRIHTGEKPYECKQCEKAFTRKGHLARHLRIHSGVKPYECTQCGKAFRERGCLAAHHRVHTGEKPYECTECGKAFTRKGDLGKHQRIHTGEKPYKCTHCGKAFARRGQLAPHQKIHAREKLYECNKFG, encoded by the coding sequence ATGAAAGAGATGTCTACAAAGCTGAGCCTTTTTGTGGAAGGATCTGGCCCTCCAAGAGGCATGAATAGGAGTACCTGCAATttcattttgagagaaatctATGACTCTAATATCAAGGCAAATAGAAATCCAAAGAGTGACTGTGAATTTGATGAAATTGAAGAGAAATTCAGCCAACATTCAGTCCAAAATCAGTATACAAAATTGACCTCAGGAAGTGACTGTTGTCTGGATAGTGAATACACCAACTGCTTTCCTGAAAAAGTAGGATTTAACCAGTCGCATGAGAAACCTCCTGAAATGCTCATGTATCAAGGTAACCTAGGGAGAATCACCTATGGCTCCAGTttagacctcagaagtcatccaaAGAGTCAACATGTAAAGATGCTTTCTGTAAGTAACAAAGGGACAAGATCTTTCAGTCAGAACTGTGAGCATGGTTCATATAAAAAAATCCAGTCTGgagagagaccttatgaatgtacagaatgtggaaaggctttctcaTTTAGGGTTGGTCTTGCTagacatcaaagaatccacactgtagaaaaaccttataaatgtacatactgtggaaagactttcacatgTAGGGACAATCttgttgcacatcagagaatccacactggagacaaaccttatgaatgtaaaaactgtggaaaggctttcacacagaggagtCATCTTACTGAACATCAAAGCATCCATCCTGGAGACaaactttatgaatgtaaacagtgtggaaagactttcacacaaAGTGGCACTCTTGCTAAGCATCatagaattcacactggagacaaaccttatgaatgtaaacaatgtggaaaggctttcacacaaaGCGGCagtcttgctgaacatcagagaatccacactggagagaaaccttataaatgtacacactgtggaaaggctttcacacagagagGAACTCTTGCTAAGCATCAAAGCATCCACACTGGAGataaaccttatgaatgtaaacagtgtggaaaggctttcacatgtAAGGaccatcttgctgtacatcagagaatccactctggagagaaaccttataaatgtaaacagtgtggaaaggctttcacatgtAGGggccatcttgctgtacatcagagaatccactctggagagaaaccttatgaatgtacacaatgtggaaaggctttcatacACAGGTTgagtcttgctgcacatcagagtgtccacactggagagaaaccttatgaatgtacagaatgtggaaagacattcacatggaggGGAGATCTtggtaaacatcagagaatccacactggagagaagccttatgaatgtaaacagtgtggaaaggctttcacacagaggggctctcttgctaaacatcagagaatccacactggagagaaaccttatgaatgtaaacagtgtgaaAAGGCTTTCACTCGGAAGGGCCATCTTGCCAGACATCTCAGAATCCACTCTGGAgtgaaaccttatgaatgtacacaatgtggaaaggctttcagggAGAGGGGCTGTCTTGCTGCACATCACAgagtccacactggagagaaaccttatgaatgtacagaatgtggaaaggcttttacaagGAAGGGAGATCTTGgaaaacatcagagaattcacactggagaaaaaccttataagTGTACacattgtggaaaggcttttgcACGGAGGGGCCAGCTTGCTCCACATCAGAAAATCCATGCTagagagaaactttatgaatgtaatAAATTTGGATAG